A window from Candidatus Limnocylindrales bacterium encodes these proteins:
- a CDS encoding NAD-dependent epimerase/dehydratase family protein, whose translation MRILVTGSSGLIGSEAVLWCDGQGHTVHGIDNNMRRDFFGEKGDTRWMLARLRENTKRFTHVDADIRDRSRMMDLWREIRPELVIHCASQPSHDLAATRPLDDFDVNAVGTINLLEATRLCAPEAVFVLMSTNKVYGDSPNTLPLVETETRYDYADPADYDGIRETQSIDQNLHSVFGASKVAADVMTQEYGRYFGLRTGTFRGGCLTGPSHSGVELHGFLNYLAKVAVAGEHYRIFGYKGKQVRDQIHSYDVMQAIWAFAENPRPGEVYNLGGGRDNAASVLECIAKIEAMLGRRMDTSYHDEARKGDHICYISDLSKFRRDYPSWQLTRSFDRILEELVPAVYDAAKVS comes from the coding sequence TTGCGAATCCTCGTCACAGGCTCGAGCGGTCTGATCGGCTCGGAAGCCGTGCTGTGGTGCGACGGCCAGGGCCACACCGTCCACGGCATCGACAACAACATGCGTCGCGACTTCTTCGGCGAGAAGGGCGACACACGCTGGATGCTCGCGAGACTGCGCGAGAACACGAAGCGCTTCACCCATGTCGACGCCGACATCCGCGACCGCTCGCGCATGATGGACCTTTGGCGTGAGATCCGCCCGGAGCTCGTGATCCACTGCGCGTCGCAGCCGAGCCACGATCTCGCTGCGACGCGTCCGCTCGACGACTTCGACGTCAATGCGGTCGGCACGATCAACCTTCTCGAAGCCACGCGCCTTTGCGCGCCGGAGGCCGTCTTCGTGCTGATGAGCACGAACAAGGTCTACGGCGACAGCCCCAACACCCTGCCGCTCGTCGAGACCGAGACCCGCTACGACTACGCCGATCCGGCCGACTACGACGGCATCCGCGAAACCCAGTCGATCGACCAGAACCTGCACAGCGTGTTCGGCGCCAGCAAGGTCGCGGCCGACGTGATGACGCAGGAGTACGGCCGCTACTTCGGGCTGCGCACCGGAACGTTTCGCGGCGGCTGCCTGACCGGCCCCTCGCATTCCGGCGTCGAGCTGCACGGCTTCCTCAACTACCTCGCGAAGGTCGCCGTGGCGGGCGAGCACTACCGGATCTTCGGCTACAAGGGCAAGCAGGTCCGCGACCAGATCCACAGTTACGACGTGATGCAGGCGATCTGGGCATTCGCGGAGAATCCGCGGCCCGGCGAGGTCTACAATCTCGGCGGCGGCCGCGACAACGCGGCGAGCGTGCTCGAGTGCATCGCAAAGATCGAAGCGATGCTCGGCCGCCGGATGGACACGAGCTACCACGACGAGGCGCGCAAGGGCGACCACATCTGCTACATCTCGGACCTGTCGAAATTCCGCCGCGACTATCCGTCGTGGCAGCTCACGCGCAGCTTCGACCGCATCCTCGAGGAGCTGGTCCCCGCCGTTTACGATGCTGCCAAAGTCTCGTGA
- a CDS encoding glycosyltransferase family 2 protein, translating into MKLSVIIPVYNEEKNLPGTLDAFLPVLRGERIDFELVVVNDNSHDQTEDIVLERMKTDPEIVLVNNLPPNGFGRAIRAGLENFSGDAVAIVMADRSDEPADLVRCFRELEKGYDCVFGSRFRQGSTVVAYPPVKLAVNRIVNRALQVMFLTRFNDLTNAFKVYRREAIEGLGPLQACHFNITIELSLGCVIRGYRISEIPISWSGRTWGVSNLRLRQMGRKYLATLLKVWLERLLIADDIHAEMVKGRTRTRRHG; encoded by the coding sequence GTGAAGCTGTCGGTCATCATTCCGGTCTACAACGAAGAGAAGAACCTGCCGGGGACGCTCGATGCGTTTCTTCCGGTGCTGCGCGGTGAACGGATCGACTTCGAGCTCGTCGTCGTCAACGACAACAGCCACGACCAGACCGAAGACATCGTCCTCGAGCGCATGAAGACCGATCCGGAGATCGTGCTCGTCAACAACCTTCCGCCGAACGGGTTCGGCCGTGCAATCCGCGCCGGTCTCGAGAACTTCTCCGGCGACGCGGTCGCGATCGTCATGGCCGACCGGTCGGACGAGCCGGCAGACCTCGTGCGCTGCTTTCGCGAGCTCGAAAAAGGCTACGACTGCGTGTTCGGTTCGCGCTTCCGTCAGGGCAGCACGGTGGTCGCCTACCCGCCGGTCAAGCTGGCGGTCAACCGCATCGTCAACCGCGCGCTCCAGGTAATGTTCCTGACGCGCTTCAACGACCTGACCAATGCATTCAAGGTCTACCGCCGCGAAGCGATCGAAGGGCTCGGCCCGCTGCAGGCGTGCCATTTCAACATCACCATCGAGCTGTCGCTCGGCTGCGTGATCCGCGGCTACCGGATCTCGGAGATCCCGATCAGCTGGTCGGGCCGGACATGGGGAGTCTCCAATTTGCGGCTACGTCAGATGGGACGAAAGTATCTCGCGACGCTGCTCAAGGTCTGGCTCGAACGCCTGCTGATCGCCGACGACATCCACGCCGAGATGGTGAAGGGCCGCACGCGCACGAGGCGCCACGGATGA
- the eno gene encoding phosphopyruvate hydratase yields MKIESVTAREILDSRGNPTVEAEVRVAGGFVGRACVPSGASTGAHEALELRDGDKKRYGGKGVLKAVTNVSKILAPAVKGMDVRDQRAIDRKMIDLDGTPNKGRIGANAILGVSLAAAHAAAAATGQPLFRSIGGAKARILPVPLMNIVNGGAHADNRLDFQEFMIVPHGARTFADALRMGAEVFHALKAVLKGRKQSTNVGDEGGFAPDLASNDAAIGVVLEAVEKAGYKPGKHISLALDAAATELWKDGRYVFHKSTGARLTSSQMVKLYEKLVGRYPILSIEDGLAEDDWDGWIELTKKIGRKVQVVGDDLFVTNRERLERGIEAGAANSILIKVNQIGSLTETLETIQTAKKARYTSMISHRSGETEDATIADLAVAVGAGQIKTGSLSRGERTAKYNQLLRIEQALGKRAVYPGRDAFA; encoded by the coding sequence ATGAAGATTGAGTCCGTAACGGCGCGTGAGATTCTCGATTCGCGCGGAAACCCGACCGTCGAAGCCGAGGTCCGCGTCGCCGGTGGATTCGTCGGGCGCGCATGTGTCCCGTCGGGCGCATCGACCGGTGCCCACGAAGCGCTCGAGCTTCGCGACGGCGACAAGAAGCGCTACGGCGGAAAGGGTGTCCTCAAGGCGGTCACGAACGTCTCGAAGATTCTCGCCCCGGCAGTCAAAGGCATGGACGTGCGCGACCAGCGGGCGATCGATCGCAAGATGATCGACCTCGACGGTACGCCGAACAAAGGCCGTATCGGCGCCAATGCGATCCTCGGCGTCTCGCTTGCCGCGGCGCACGCGGCCGCAGCCGCGACCGGGCAGCCGCTGTTCCGCTCGATCGGCGGCGCGAAGGCGAGGATCCTGCCCGTTCCGCTCATGAACATCGTCAACGGCGGTGCCCATGCGGACAACCGGCTCGACTTCCAGGAGTTCATGATCGTGCCGCACGGCGCGCGGACGTTCGCCGACGCGCTCCGGATGGGCGCCGAGGTATTCCACGCGCTCAAGGCGGTTCTCAAGGGGCGCAAACAGAGCACCAACGTCGGTGACGAGGGCGGCTTCGCGCCCGACCTCGCGAGCAACGACGCCGCCATCGGCGTCGTCCTCGAGGCGGTCGAAAAGGCCGGATATAAGCCTGGAAAGCACATTTCCCTCGCTCTCGATGCGGCGGCCACCGAGCTCTGGAAGGACGGACGTTACGTCTTCCACAAGTCGACCGGAGCCCGCCTGACGTCATCCCAGATGGTCAAGCTGTACGAAAAACTGGTCGGCCGATATCCGATCCTGTCGATCGAAGACGGTCTCGCCGAGGACGACTGGGACGGCTGGATCGAGCTCACGAAGAAGATCGGACGCAAGGTCCAGGTCGTCGGCGACGACCTTTTCGTGACCAATCGGGAGCGTCTCGAACGCGGCATCGAGGCCGGCGCGGCCAACTCGATCCTGATCAAAGTGAATCAGATCGGCTCGCTCACCGAGACGCTCGAGACAATCCAGACTGCTAAAAAAGCCCGGTATACATCGATGATTTCGCACAGGTCGGGCGAGACCGAAGATGCCACGATCGCCGATCTCGCGGTGGCTGTCGGAGCCGGTCAGATCAAGACCGGATCGCTTTCACGCGGTGAGAGAACGGCAAAGTACAACCAGCTTCTGCGGATCGAGCAGGCACTCGGGAAGCGAGCGGTTTATCCGGGTCGCGACGCCTTCGCATGA
- a CDS encoding NAD-dependent epimerase/dehydratase family protein, whose translation MRPATIVVTGGAGFVGSALALDRKQSDPAARVIAFDNLRRKGSELNLPRLEAAGVEFVRGDVRSTDDIAALPACDLLIECAAEPSVLASYGPDLRYVLDTNLVGTLNLLEYCREHGSKMLFLSTSRVYPVATLSGLRLVETATRFELDGEQTIAGASARGISEEFPLGGVRSIYGATKLASEMFIEEYAAAHGLDAIVDRCGVLSGPWQMGKIDQGVVVLWVARHVYGGRLDYIGYGGTGKQVRDVLHIDDLCDLVEIQLARFESLRGGVFAVGGGRSCSTSLVELTDLCRRITGRTIEIGSTAENRPADVPVYITDNSRIRSATGWTPARSMEQIVTDVHDWILSAKDELAPVLGG comes from the coding sequence ATGCGGCCGGCGACCATCGTCGTGACCGGCGGCGCCGGGTTCGTGGGATCGGCGCTCGCGCTCGATCGCAAGCAGAGCGACCCCGCCGCGCGCGTGATCGCGTTCGACAACCTCCGGCGCAAAGGCTCGGAGCTGAACCTTCCGCGCCTCGAGGCCGCCGGTGTCGAATTCGTCCGTGGTGACGTGCGCAGCACCGACGACATCGCGGCGCTTCCAGCGTGCGACCTGCTGATCGAATGTGCTGCCGAGCCATCGGTTCTTGCGAGCTACGGGCCGGACCTGCGCTACGTGCTCGACACCAACCTGGTCGGCACGCTGAACCTGCTCGAGTACTGCCGCGAGCACGGCTCGAAAATGCTCTTCCTGTCGACGAGCCGGGTCTATCCGGTGGCCACGCTGTCCGGACTTCGGCTCGTCGAAACCGCGACGCGCTTCGAGCTCGACGGCGAGCAGACGATCGCCGGAGCGTCGGCTCGCGGCATTTCGGAGGAGTTTCCGCTCGGCGGCGTGCGCTCGATCTACGGCGCGACCAAGCTCGCGTCGGAAATGTTCATCGAGGAATACGCGGCGGCCCACGGCCTCGATGCCATCGTCGATCGCTGCGGGGTCCTTTCGGGTCCGTGGCAGATGGGAAAGATCGATCAGGGCGTCGTCGTGCTCTGGGTAGCCCGCCACGTCTACGGCGGCAGGCTCGACTACATCGGTTACGGCGGAACCGGCAAGCAGGTGCGCGACGTGCTGCACATCGACGATCTCTGCGATCTGGTCGAGATCCAGCTCGCGCGCTTCGAGTCGCTGCGCGGAGGCGTGTTCGCCGTCGGCGGAGGCCGCAGCTGCTCGACCTCGCTGGTCGAGCTGACCGATCTTTGCCGGCGCATCACCGGACGCACGATCGAGATCGGATCAACGGCCGAGAACCGTCCCGCGGATGTGCCGGTCTACATCACCGACAACTCGCGCATTCGTTCGGCGACCGGCTGGACGCCGGCGCGCTCGATGGAACAGATCGTCACCGATGTGCACGACTGGATTCTCTCGGCGAAGGACGAGCTGGCGCCGGTTCTGGGCGGCTGA
- a CDS encoding patatin-like phospholipase family protein — protein MGITIIQKSDLSTRKKNPKVALVLAGGAVTGGAFKLGGLKALDDFLINRKTTDFDLYVGLSAGALLSAPLAAGVPPSETLRALDGSSSIVSQFMPRHFYNPNYEELLRKPAEFIADLALFMPRTLQKMISRSPHLVDRLRPALRVFQKQPSLSTLQDVAAPIVREILANRIPMPQDYLPSGLFDNSTIEHYLRDNFERNGIPNDFKQFHDRIGKELYICAMNLDTAERVVFGHNQDASAKISEAIQASTALPGFYKPARINGTDYVDGGVRHTANIDVAIEQGADLVICYNPFRPFNNRVHRRFDMETGQWVTEGTPIADSGMTGVINQVFRTLLHTRLQYGIRQYQEDPKFRGDIILIEPAETDVHMFSMNPLALWDGPRAGRYGYSSVTQTIDTHYDIVKQILGSYGILMTRREVRAGLEKMNKGSFGETTVEVLLRDVPRRSLGVA, from the coding sequence ATGGGAATCACGATCATTCAGAAGAGTGACCTGTCCACCCGAAAGAAGAATCCGAAAGTTGCGCTGGTGCTGGCAGGGGGTGCCGTCACCGGTGGAGCATTCAAGCTCGGCGGACTGAAAGCGCTCGACGATTTCCTCATCAATCGCAAGACGACGGATTTCGATCTTTACGTCGGACTGAGCGCAGGCGCGCTTCTTTCCGCGCCGCTCGCGGCCGGCGTGCCGCCTTCCGAAACACTGCGCGCGCTCGACGGATCGTCGTCGATCGTCTCGCAGTTCATGCCGCGCCACTTCTACAATCCGAACTACGAAGAGCTTCTGAGAAAGCCGGCCGAATTCATCGCCGACCTTGCGCTGTTCATGCCGCGCACGCTGCAGAAGATGATTTCGCGCTCGCCGCACCTCGTCGACCGCCTGCGTCCGGCGCTGCGCGTGTTTCAGAAACAGCCGTCGCTTTCGACGCTTCAGGATGTCGCCGCGCCGATCGTCCGCGAGATCCTCGCCAACCGCATCCCGATGCCGCAGGACTACCTGCCGTCGGGCCTGTTCGACAACTCGACGATCGAGCACTACCTGCGCGACAATTTCGAGCGCAACGGCATCCCGAACGACTTCAAGCAGTTCCACGATCGCATCGGCAAAGAGCTCTATATCTGCGCGATGAACCTCGACACCGCCGAGCGCGTCGTCTTCGGCCACAACCAGGACGCATCGGCGAAGATCTCCGAGGCCATCCAGGCGTCGACCGCCCTGCCCGGCTTCTACAAGCCGGCGCGCATCAACGGCACCGACTACGTCGACGGCGGAGTGCGGCACACCGCCAACATCGACGTTGCCATCGAGCAGGGTGCGGATCTCGTCATCTGCTACAACCCGTTCCGCCCGTTCAACAACCGCGTGCACCGCAGGTTCGACATGGAAACCGGCCAGTGGGTCACCGAAGGTACGCCGATCGCCGACAGCGGCATGACGGGCGTGATCAACCAGGTGTTCCGCACGCTGCTGCACACGCGCCTGCAGTACGGCATCCGCCAGTACCAGGAAGATCCCAAGTTCCGCGGCGACATCATCCTGATCGAGCCGGCGGAGACCGACGTGCACATGTTCTCGATGAATCCGCTCGCGCTGTGGGACGGCCCGCGCGCCGGCCGCTACGGCTACTCGTCGGTCACGCAGACGATCGACACGCACTACGACATCGTCAAGCAGATCCTCGGCTCCTACGGCATCCTGATGACCCGCCGCGAAGTGCGCGCAGGCCTCGAGAAGATGAACAAGGGAAGCTTCGGGGAAACGACGGTCGAGGTGCTGCTGCGCGACGTGCCGCGGCGGAGTCTGGGCGTCGCGTAA
- a CDS encoding class I SAM-dependent methyltransferase produces MTDISKLYSERFPESDHAGRQRIWQALCEGFFDDLVGADATVLDIACGYGEFINAVRCRERIAIDINPDAKKFLRPDVTFFNQSCLRMDSIADESVDVAFESNFFEHLASKDEVRSVVEEVRRKLRPGGRFIMLQPNVRYVGGAYWDFWDHLVPMTERSLAELLVNSGFRIHKMIPRFLPYTTRSRIPQHPWLVRLYLKVPAVWKILGKQFLVVAEK; encoded by the coding sequence ATGACCGACATCTCGAAGCTCTACAGCGAGCGCTTTCCCGAATCGGATCACGCCGGCCGACAGAGGATCTGGCAGGCACTGTGCGAAGGCTTTTTCGATGATCTCGTCGGTGCCGATGCGACCGTCCTCGACATCGCGTGCGGATACGGCGAGTTCATCAACGCGGTCCGCTGCCGCGAGCGCATTGCCATCGACATCAATCCCGACGCGAAGAAGTTCCTGCGGCCCGACGTCACGTTCTTCAACCAGTCGTGCCTCCGGATGGATTCGATCGCGGACGAATCGGTCGACGTCGCATTCGAATCGAACTTCTTCGAGCATCTCGCAAGCAAGGACGAGGTCCGCAGCGTGGTCGAAGAAGTCCGGCGCAAGCTTCGTCCCGGGGGACGCTTCATCATGCTGCAGCCGAACGTCCGCTACGTGGGCGGCGCGTACTGGGACTTCTGGGATCACCTGGTCCCGATGACCGAGCGGAGCCTTGCCGAGCTGCTGGTCAACTCGGGCTTCCGCATCCACAAGATGATTCCGAGATTCCTGCCCTACACGACGAGGAGCCGCATTCCGCAGCATCCGTGGCTGGTGCGTCTGTACCTCAAGGTGCCGGCGGTCTGGAAAATCCTCGGCAAGCAGTTCCTCGTGGTTGCCGAGAAGTAG
- a CDS encoding SCP2 sterol-binding domain-containing protein — translation MADVPTSAQQVFDMMPSRFNAAAASGVNATYQFDLTGDNGGTWQVAVANGTCNVAQGTPNDKPNITITMAASDYLDMITGKLNPQMAFMGGKLKIKGDMSLALKMQQIFPNA, via the coding sequence ATGGCAGACGTACCTACCAGCGCTCAGCAAGTTTTCGACATGATGCCCTCGCGTTTCAACGCGGCGGCGGCGTCCGGCGTGAACGCCACGTACCAGTTCGACCTCACCGGCGATAACGGTGGAACCTGGCAGGTCGCAGTTGCCAACGGCACCTGCAACGTCGCGCAGGGCACGCCGAACGACAAGCCGAACATCACGATCACGATGGCGGCGAGCGATTACCTCGACATGATCACGGGCAAGCTCAATCCGCAGATGGCATTCATGGGCGGAAAGCTGAAGATCAAGGGCGACATGAGCCTCGCGCTCAAAATGCAGCAGATCTTCCCGAACGCCTGA
- a CDS encoding AsmA family protein, whose amino-acid sequence MPAGNRSGRSRALRVVLGIFGVLFTAVLVVVIALAANWKRALPYLITSTTGREFVIRGPGHLRILTWHPHLVLEDVTFGNAPWSKQKEMVEVGRFRIGLALRRLLHGDIVFPRLMLDRAIVRLEAQKDGTNNWTLWPTKAATPDDRTEVPAIKNVMIRSAHLTYFRQGAPESDIDLQLSQARGTVAANVRLDARGRYQKMDARLVLNAGSIAALHDEKTPYPLDVSITAGDTSATIKGHLRGPLDQGGLDVQMNIKGSSMAKLFPLIGVVLPDSPPYSLAGRLEHETSTWRYRDFNGKMGDSDLSGDLAVALGGKRPIMTADFRSKNLDFDDLAGLVGAPPSAKPGETASAEQKAEVAQQVRSGLVLPDTSIDVPRLQAMDIDARLRADHVNPPNHLPIDKLDLKFLLKDGVLQAAPATFDVANGRVELNATLHADGGQPRVEGDLSARGVRIARILGDTPFTDETHGSLGGQIKLAMRGRSVREMAATADGSIRLALADARVSHLLVELAGLDVMQSLGVVFRGDEPIPVRCAAFDLTAKDGDVRSNMFVIDTDDTNITADVHLNLATEKLDMSISPHPKDISLLALRQRLRVEGRLANLDYYPDPLRLGPVGGFMEKVDYLLAPIVGLLTPFDIGIGDKDDNGCAAFLKDHTGGNPELAAAARAAASAKGAEVRNPPSKKTRPGSGKSITGKSVDIKKAFSKLIPKRKVSRPEPAPARPSPRESSRAHR is encoded by the coding sequence ATGCCTGCCGGCAACCGCAGCGGGCGATCGCGCGCCCTGCGCGTCGTTCTTGGAATCTTCGGTGTTCTCTTCACCGCTGTGCTCGTCGTTGTCATCGCACTCGCAGCCAACTGGAAACGTGCCCTTCCGTATCTGATCACGTCGACCACCGGACGGGAGTTCGTAATTCGCGGGCCCGGGCACCTGCGCATCCTGACCTGGCATCCTCACCTCGTGCTCGAAGACGTCACGTTCGGCAACGCTCCGTGGAGCAAGCAGAAGGAAATGGTCGAGGTCGGCCGCTTCCGGATCGGGCTCGCGCTTCGCCGCCTGCTGCACGGCGACATCGTCTTCCCGCGCCTCATGCTGGACCGCGCAATCGTCCGCCTCGAAGCGCAGAAGGACGGAACCAATAACTGGACGCTATGGCCGACCAAAGCGGCGACGCCGGATGACCGCACCGAAGTACCGGCGATCAAGAACGTGATGATCCGCAGCGCGCACCTGACGTACTTTCGTCAAGGTGCGCCCGAGTCGGACATCGACCTCCAGCTCAGCCAGGCCAGGGGCACGGTGGCAGCCAACGTGAGGCTCGATGCCCGCGGGCGCTACCAGAAAATGGACGCGAGGCTGGTGCTCAATGCCGGCTCGATCGCCGCGCTGCACGACGAGAAGACGCCGTATCCGCTCGACGTTTCGATTACGGCCGGCGACACGTCGGCGACCATCAAGGGACATCTCCGCGGACCGCTCGACCAGGGCGGTCTCGACGTGCAGATGAACATCAAGGGCAGCTCGATGGCGAAGCTGTTTCCGCTGATCGGCGTGGTGCTCCCGGATTCTCCGCCGTACAGCCTCGCCGGCCGGCTCGAGCACGAGACCAGCACGTGGCGCTACCGGGACTTCAACGGAAAAATGGGCGACAGCGATCTGTCGGGAGATCTCGCGGTCGCGCTCGGCGGCAAGCGGCCGATCATGACCGCCGACTTCCGGTCGAAGAATCTCGACTTCGACGACCTTGCCGGACTCGTCGGCGCGCCTCCGAGCGCGAAGCCGGGCGAGACGGCATCGGCCGAGCAGAAGGCCGAGGTTGCCCAGCAGGTGCGTTCGGGCCTCGTGCTGCCCGACACGTCGATCGACGTGCCGCGACTGCAGGCCATGGATATCGATGCACGGCTGCGTGCCGATCACGTCAATCCGCCGAACCATCTGCCGATCGACAAGCTCGACCTCAAATTCCTTCTGAAGGACGGGGTCCTGCAAGCAGCGCCGGCGACGTTCGACGTCGCCAATGGCCGCGTGGAGCTCAACGCAACCCTGCATGCCGACGGCGGCCAGCCGCGCGTCGAAGGCGACCTCAGCGCGCGCGGCGTACGCATCGCCCGCATCCTCGGAGACACGCCGTTTACCGACGAGACGCACGGGTCGCTCGGCGGACAGATCAAGCTCGCCATGCGCGGCCGATCGGTGCGCGAGATGGCTGCCACCGCCGACGGCAGCATCCGCCTGGCACTCGCCGACGCACGCGTCAGCCATCTTCTGGTTGAGCTGGCCGGGCTCGACGTGATGCAGTCGCTCGGTGTGGTTTTCCGCGGCGACGAGCCGATCCCGGTTCGCTGTGCCGCCTTCGACCTGACCGCAAAGGACGGCGACGTCCGCAGCAACATGTTCGTCATCGATACCGACGACACCAACATCACGGCCGACGTGCACCTGAACCTTGCGACCGAGAAGCTCGACATGTCGATCTCGCCGCATCCGAAGGACATCAGCCTGCTGGCGCTTCGCCAGCGTCTTCGCGTCGAGGGCCGGCTTGCCAATCTCGATTACTATCCCGATCCGCTCCGGCTCGGGCCGGTCGGCGGCTTCATGGAGAAGGTCGATTACCTGCTCGCGCCGATCGTCGGGCTGCTGACGCCTTTCGATATCGGCATCGGCGACAAGGACGACAACGGCTGCGCGGCCTTCCTCAAAGACCACACCGGCGGCAATCCGGAGCTCGCCGCGGCCGCCAGGGCGGCGGCGTCTGCGAAGGGGGCGGAGGTGCGGAATCCACCGTCGAAGAAAACACGCCCGGGATCGGGCAAGTCGATCACCGGCAAGTCGGTCGACATCAAGAAGGCTTTTTCCAAGCTGATCCCGAAAAGAAAGGTCAGCCGCCCAGAACCGGCGCCAGCTCGTCCTTCGCCGAGAGAATCCAGTCGTGCACATCGGTGA